GGGATATGTTTCGTCCAGACTTGCTCAACTGAAGGAGGATAGCCGTGTATAAGAACTTTTCCGCTTGGCTAAAAGATTTGCGTCATCAAAAAAAGAAGTACAAAGAATGCGTAAAACGTTCAAAGGCACTCCCGAACGATTACCGCGAAGTTTACAATTTAGCATCTCGATACATGCTCAATTTCTCGTCTTCCGATTCTAGCGTCATCAACCTGTTCCCCGAAATGCTCGACATGTTTGAGATGGGAGCTGCTGAAGGTCGAGATGTTCTGGAGATCGTAGGAAATGACGTTATGGCGTTCTGCGACGGCTTGCTCGAAGGCGTTTCAGCTCAGACTTGGACTGGGAAAATGCGCACCAAAATGAACGAGTCCATTCATAAAAAACTTGGAAGATAGGGGGAGATTAGGATGACATCGAATAATTGGGCCATTGAGGTAATTGGCCTCAAAAAATCCTATAAGAACGTGGAAGTGTTGCGAGGGGTGGACTTCACCGTGCAGAAGGGTTCAACCTTTGCCCTTCTCGGATCCAACGGTGCGGGTAAAACCACTATGATCAAAATTCTTGCCACCCTGCTCCAGCCCGACAACGGAAGTGCGAAGATTAATGGAGGTGACGTAACCAAGCAACCGGGGCAAGTACGTAAGGAAATTAGCCTGACAGGACAAAATGTAACCGCAGACTATATCCTGACCGGGCGCGAGAACCTGCGTATGATGGCCAAACTACGTCATTTGCCCGATCCTGATAAACAAGCCGAGGAGTTGTTGCGCCGCTTTGATTTGCTCGATGCCGCTGATCGCCGAATCTCCACATATTCCGGTGGTATGTGTAGGCGCTTGGATTTGGCCATGAGCTTATTAGGCAACCCGGCGGTCATCTTTCTCGATGAGCCAACCACCGGCCTTGACCCACAAGCCCGTATTGCTATGTGGGATATGATCAAGGATTTAGCGAGATCGGGTGTCACTGTCTTTTTAACCACGCAGTATTTAGAGGAAGCGGACCATCTAGCCGATCAAATCGCGATCTTACACGAAGGTCATATCGTGGCAAACGGCAGTCCGGCGGAGCTTAAGAATAGGTTGCCTCGGGGTCATATCGAACTTCGATTTGACAATGAAACAACCTTAAATCAAGCACGCGACTTGTTAAAGGAATTCAACGCGACCGCAGATTCGAAGAATCTCACGCTCTCCGTCATTACAGATGGAAGTACAAGACAGATGATGCGATTGCTAACGAAAGCAGCGGAATCCGACATAGAAATTGCCGAGTTTGCCCAAAAACTGCCCACGCTTGAGGATGTTTTTCTCGCAATCGTCACCAGTAAAAAGGAGGACTTCCAATGAAATTCATTCATTTTCTAGGCGATACTGCCGTCATGAGTGGGCGCGTCATTCGTCACTCCACTCGTAGCATCGACACGATTATTACTGTCATTGCCATGCCGATCATGATCATGCTGCTCTTCGTCTACATTTTTGGTGGAGCGATGAACACCGGCGATGTAAGCTATATCAATTATATTGTTCCCGGAATATTGCTTTTTTGTATTGCTAGTGGCGTGGCCTATTCTTCTCTACGTATCAATAACGATCTCACGAAAGGCATTTTCGAGCGATTTCACTCCATGCCGATCGCAAAAGCCTCCATTCTAGGCGGTCATGTGGTAGCATCATTAGTTTTTAATGTCATTTCCTTGCTTGCCATTTTCCTTGTTGCCTTCGGTATGGGATTTCGGCCGAAAGCGGATGTGCTCGGTTGGGTATTAGCCATTGTCATTTTGTTGCTTAGCGTTCTTGCGTTCACTTGGATTGCCGTCACCTTCGGCTTGCTTGCCAAATCTTTCGAGGGAGCCGGAGTGTTTTCTTACATTCTGATGTTGCTTTTATTCGTTAGCTCAGCCTTTGCCCCGACTGACAGCATGCCCGCGGCTATCCGCGTATTCGCGGAATATCAGCCCATGACGCCGCTTATCGAGAGCATTCGTTCTCTTTTACTCGGAGGAACGGCGGATAAAACTACGCTTGCGGCGGTATTATGGAGTTTGGCAATACTCGGGTTCTTCTGGGCTTCCGCCATGCGGGTGTATAAACGGAGGATGAAATAAACGTGAAAAAAAGACCGGCAATCGGCTCGTTAACACTTCTAATCGAGTATGGTCCATTTGTCTGCATAAATAGGAGAATTGTTGGTGAGAAATGAATTAGTGTTACACAAAGAGCCGCCGGTAGCTCCTCGAAAGAGGACATACCGGCTTTTTTTGTGCACAGATTAACAAGCGCACCTTAATTCCACGCTTCGTGTGAGTATTCACGGTATATAGAGAAGAGACAATACTTTTTGGAATGGCAAAAGAAAAAGGTCTATTTTTTGAATATTTCTGTGCTATTCTAGAAATGTGATTTATACAAAATTTTTGTACATAGAATTAGAAATACCTGATTTGGTAATTAATTTTTATAAGCGAGTGGGAAATGAATGATATTATTTTTTGGAAAATGGGGGAGTAAGTTATAGTGATACCAACCGAAGCACCAAACAAAAAACATTGGAAAAGGGATATTATTATCTTTCTAAGTAGTCAAACATTCTCGTTATTCGGCTCTGCATTAGTTCAATATGCAATTATGTGGTACGTAACACTCACAACAAAATCAGGTATGATGATGACATTATTTATTATTTGTGGATTTATTCCTACCTTTCTATTATCTCCATTTGCAGGTGTATGGGCTGACCGTTTCAACCGAAAATATCTTATCATCATAGCAGATGCCATGATTGCCTTTGTCACACTGATTTTAGCCATTACTTTTTTGTTAGGTTATGACGAGATATGGTTGTTGTTCGCCATTGCTGCAGTTCGCGCGCTCGGAGCTGGGATTCAAACACCTGCAGTTGGAGCAATATTACCTCAAATCGTACCAGAGGATAAGCTGACAAAGGTAAATGGAATTAACGGAAGTCTTCAAGCGCTTATGATGTTTGTTGCACCTATCGTGAGTGCGTCATTGCTTACAATGGCAACAATCGAGGTTATTTTCTTTATCGATGTTGTCACAGCGGTGATAGCGATCTTTACATTATCTTTCTTTTTGAAAATATCTTTGCATAAAAAAGCGACTGATAAACAAACGACAAGCTATTTGGATGATTTTAAACTGGGTTTAAGCTATATTAAAAACCACAGCTTTCTCAAAACCTTTTTCATTTTTTTCGCTTTTTTCTTTGTATTGATGGCGCCGGCGGCATTTTTAACACCGCTACAAGTGACACGCAGCTTTGGAGATGATTATTGGCGATTGACAGCCATTGAAATTGCTTTCTCTATCGGTATGATGGCTGGCGGAGCAATTATTGCATCATGGGGCGGCTTCCGCAACAAGGTATATACGATGACTTTCGCTAGTTTAATTATGGGCGTATGTACGTTAGCTTTGGGTATTGTACCTGTATTTTGGATCTACTTGGCTATGATGGCTATATTCGGCATAGCTATGCCCGTCTTTAATACACCTACAACCGTAATGCTACAAGAGAAGGTAGATCCGGATTACTTGGGACGCATATTTGGAGTATTCGGTATGATATCGACTTCCATGATGCCAATTGGTATGCTGATATTCGGTCCGCTTGCGGATGTAATTGAGATTGAATGGCTCCTTGTTGGAACAGGGTTGTTTATTGTAATTCTGTCCATTTTCTTCATTCGTAATAAACGTTTGGTTGAAGCCGGGATGCCGTTAATAAAGGAGTCATCACAAGAGTAGCAGTGAGAGATACGCTGTACCTGCGAGAACAAGGCGAATGCGGGGTAAGGGCTATGACTTGAAACTCTGTTAGAGAAAAAAAGAAGCTCTCCTGAAGTTCAATTGAACTTTGTGGAAAGCTTTTCTTAATTAGAAAAAAGGAGGCCGTTATGACTTATTCACAGATCTGGAACAACGCAGAAAATGAAGCCGAAATTCTCTATTTGGAACAGCAGATTGTGGCCATCAAAAAAGAAATAAAACGAGCAAAGACCGCAGAACAACAGGAGATATTGGATCAAGCGAATCGCAAGCTGGCTGAATTGGAAGCGAAGCTGGATGAGCTAGAGGAGTAGGGGCTAGCCGCCCCTTCGTTGCATCAATATTTTGACAGCTTGAATATCGGCCTCGCAACCGTGCGAAGCCAATAAGCAAATACGGTCGTTCCGGTCCATGAGGTTCGCTTATTCTGTAGGTATTGATCGTTAATAATATAAGTCCGGGTGGAAGCAGGGCTTTTCAGACCGAACTTTTCCCACTCTGCCGGATCATTCGAACCTCCGAGCCTTTCAAGCATATTCTCCGACGCGTTATTTATTTTAGAAGGAATTTGCTCGTAGGCTTCGGTGATTTGCGCATGAAATTCGTCGATCGGATTGCGGCTGGCAAGGCTCTCCAAGTGAATGCCTTCGCGAAGGTAAGAAACGTATGCAAGATGGTCAGCCCAGAACTCGTCGATATAAAAAAGCCGTACCCGCTGCTCCGCTGGGCTCAACGGCTGCTCGCCTTTCAAAATTCGGAGCCGCTCCGTGTATAGAATTCGCCTCTGATCCTCCACCATATCCGAATAACAGTTCAGTTCCTTGTGGATATCGAAGTTTTGGCCCATAACAATACGCTGAATACTTGTGATCTTGCTGCTGAGCACCGTCTCTTCAAGAGCCTCATCCTGCCTGGGA
The window above is part of the Paenibacillus sp. FSL K6-0276 genome. Proteins encoded here:
- a CDS encoding DUF1048 domain-containing protein, translating into MYKNFSAWLKDLRHQKKKYKECVKRSKALPNDYREVYNLASRYMLNFSSSDSSVINLFPEMLDMFEMGAAEGRDVLEIVGNDVMAFCDGLLEGVSAQTWTGKMRTKMNESIHKKLGR
- a CDS encoding ATP-binding cassette domain-containing protein, translated to MTSNNWAIEVIGLKKSYKNVEVLRGVDFTVQKGSTFALLGSNGAGKTTMIKILATLLQPDNGSAKINGGDVTKQPGQVRKEISLTGQNVTADYILTGRENLRMMAKLRHLPDPDKQAEELLRRFDLLDAADRRISTYSGGMCRRLDLAMSLLGNPAVIFLDEPTTGLDPQARIAMWDMIKDLARSGVTVFLTTQYLEEADHLADQIAILHEGHIVANGSPAELKNRLPRGHIELRFDNETTLNQARDLLKEFNATADSKNLTLSVITDGSTRQMMRLLTKAAESDIEIAEFAQKLPTLEDVFLAIVTSKKEDFQ
- a CDS encoding ABC transporter permease, with the protein product MKFIHFLGDTAVMSGRVIRHSTRSIDTIITVIAMPIMIMLLFVYIFGGAMNTGDVSYINYIVPGILLFCIASGVAYSSLRINNDLTKGIFERFHSMPIAKASILGGHVVASLVFNVISLLAIFLVAFGMGFRPKADVLGWVLAIVILLLSVLAFTWIAVTFGLLAKSFEGAGVFSYILMLLLFVSSAFAPTDSMPAAIRVFAEYQPMTPLIESIRSLLLGGTADKTTLAAVLWSLAILGFFWASAMRVYKRRMK
- a CDS encoding MFS transporter, coding for MPTEAPNKKHWKRDIIIFLSSQTFSLFGSALVQYAIMWYVTLTTKSGMMMTLFIICGFIPTFLLSPFAGVWADRFNRKYLIIIADAMIAFVTLILAITFLLGYDEIWLLFAIAAVRALGAGIQTPAVGAILPQIVPEDKLTKVNGINGSLQALMMFVAPIVSASLLTMATIEVIFFIDVVTAVIAIFTLSFFLKISLHKKATDKQTTSYLDDFKLGLSYIKNHSFLKTFFIFFAFFFVLMAPAAFLTPLQVTRSFGDDYWRLTAIEIAFSIGMMAGGAIIASWGGFRNKVYTMTFASLIMGVCTLALGIVPVFWIYLAMMAIFGIAMPVFNTPTTVMLQEKVDPDYLGRIFGVFGMISTSMMPIGMLIFGPLADVIEIEWLLVGTGLFIVILSIFFIRNKRLVEAGMPLIKESSQE